In Nonlabens agnitus, the DNA window AAATTACATTCATAAGAATGTGATTGTAGTTTGTCAAATTGAGTCTGTTTCGAGAATAACCGTAACTAAGAAATTTAGTTTCTGTGGAATCGTCCGAATTAGCAAAAAATATTTCAACTAATTCAATTATCCTGCTGCGAACTTTATTTTTATCAGCTGTTGATTCGGGTTTTTGCGATATGGCCATAATTAGAACCTCTGAAATATCTTGTTTGGAAAGATTAGGACCTAGCATTAACTGTTGATATTGGAAAATGTGAGTAGGATTCGCCTTACCAGGCACATAATCCTTTACCCAATCTATAAGATTTTGATTTTGAGAATCTAGCCATGACTCCATCAAAGTATCTTCTTCTACTTTGATTCTATCATTAATATGTAAGCTGCCGTCCTCTTCATACAATGCACCTGTTTCAAATAACTCCCGAGCTTGTCTTGTTGTTTCCTTAATGGTTTGATCTACTATATCCCAAATAGTTTCATCTTCATAGTACCCAACATTTTTCATGCGATCAAATGATGAATAATATTCTTGAAACTGGACAAATAAGTTCTGAGCATGAATAGCATCTCTTTTAAGTAATCTTATAAGATTCGTCTTTTTATCTTCAAGGGTTTCTAGCGAAGAAATATCATTGAAGTATTTGCTGTATCTCAAGAGCCAATCTTGGATATGCAAGGAATATAAATAAGAACGTTCTTTATTCAAGAAACCAAAATCAACCTTGTCATTTTGATAAAACTCTCTAAGACTTAATAAAATATGATTTTTTTCAGCAAAATATTCGCTAAAGGAATGTTTGACCTGCCTCTGATTTGAGCAGAATGACTTGGTTGCCTCTAAAAGTTCTATTACTTCAAAATGATATTCTTTATCCCTTTTATTTATTTTAAAAGTTCCATTAAAATTAAAGTCTTTAATGTCTCTGATTTGAGATTCCAATTCATCTTTAATTTCAACGTACAGCTTGTTTAATAGAAAGGTGTGTTGTGAATAATTGATTAAATCGTTAAATGTATCTAATGGATCAAAAAAGGTTTGATGAAAAATGTTGAAACTAATTTTTTCTTTTTCAACAGATAGTGTGGGCTGTTCAACATCTTCCCAAAAATATATAAATCTATATTCTAATAGTATTTCAAAATGTGAATATGAACCAGGAAAGCATTGTATTAATTGTTTGAAAACAGAATAAAATTGAAATTGACTCAATTCATCAAGGTTGTTATCTAACTGCATAGCTAATATTTCTGGATCCCAATTTCTAGATTTTATACAATCAATTAGCTGTGTAGTTTTATAGTCAATTTGGAATCTCTGGTCAATCATTATTAGATATTTCAATTTGTGGTATTAGTTCGGCAGCTTCCTTCATTTTTTTATCAATGATTTTAGCATAAATCTCTGTAGTTCGAAGCTCACGATGCCCTAACCTTTTAGATACCGTATAGATGTCAGCGCCCATAGTAAGTAGGAGCAGAGCATTTGTATGTCTAGCGCTATGAAATGTGATGTGTTTCGGGATACCAGCTCTTATGCACCATTTTAGTAATTCAGCGTTATAGGTTGCGCCGTATTTAAGCCCTTTGAAAACCTTATCATTTTCCCCTCGTCGACTTCCCATGAGTTCGCGAGATTGTTGACTTATAGGTAAATACTCCATCCCTTTAGTTTTCTTTTGCCTAAAATTAACCCGACACCCTTCACTCTCATCTCTTACTTCACTCCATTTAAGCTTATCAATATCGGACCACCTCAATCCTGACAGGCAAGAAACTAAAAAAGCATTCTTCAATTGCTGGTATTTACAGTAAGTACGAGCTAATTTTTCTAGCTCATCCATGGTCAAATATTCACGATTAGATTCTGCCATTTCAAAGGACTTAGCAGCCTTTCTTAAGTCTTTGTCTAAGAAATTTTCTTCGAATGCTCTCCTTAAACAAGCCTTGAACTTATTGTAATAGGTATGTTTGGTGTTCTGAGATAGACGAGTGTGAGATTTTGTTTCAGCGGTTTGATCTAGGTATCTTCTAAATCCTCTGACAAAATCCTCGTTTATATCTTCAAATGTGTAATGGCTAGGACAGTATCGCTCTAAATGTAATCCGGCTGCATCCCAATTATCATAGTTTCCTTTACTCTCAAATCTCTCTTCTTTGAGCTTAGTATAGTATTCAAGAAAGTTTGTGTTTTTCTTTCTGGTGTTTGCGATTTTATACTTCCCCTGGAGATGTTCTGACTTTCGTATTGATAGTATATTGTGAGCTAACTCTAGATTTTCTTTATTTTGATTTTGAAGCTTCCTTTCTTGGGAACTGTTATCCAAATAGAGATTTAGATACTCAAAGGATCTTCTGTGTTTTCTCTTTCCAGTCTCATCAACGGTAGATCCATTATAATACTCAATATAAAGGCTCTCTCTGGAACCTTTGAGTTTTTTACTTTTAAGTGTAATCTTCATTTTCGATGTACTTTGTACACCTTATGGAAAATTCTGTAAGGAAAGATGTACTAATGAGGTACTAAATGTAGAACCATCATTGAACATACACAACTTAAGTTGTGAACAATTATCTGTAAATCAGTTGTTTGTTCGTTTTAATAATCTTTTGATTCTTGTTGTTTCTCCCAATTACTTCCCGATACAGAATATAACTTTCTATTATTCACAGTCCTTAAATAGGGTAGGGCAACAAATGGGAAACAATTAATAGTGTATCAAAAGAATATTTGGAACATATATTAACAAATAGGTCATCTTATTGATTTCACTGAAGATAAATACTACGCATAAAAAAACCGCTCCCTTGGGAACGGTTTCTTACATTTCTATTTAGATGCGTTTAAGCTGCCGTACCAGAGCCTAAATAGATGCTGTTTGATACAAGTCTACCATCTGCTGAAACAAATGCCATAAATAGCTCTACAATGTCTCCTGAGTATGTATTTGGTAAACTGATTGTTTGAGTACCAACCGTTCTATCTGCACCAGATAAGTTGATAATGGAATCGTTTTTACTCGGGTTATAAACCACTAACATTGCCTTATCTGAAGTGAAAGCATTGCCTTCTCCAGAATTATCGTCCCAGCTAAATGTAACTTCACCTGGAAAAGTTAAGTCTGTGGTCGCATTGGAAACTCCTGCTAACAATCCTCTACTTAGAAGAGCACTATTGTAGTCAACCATAAAATTCGGAGCCACTCCTGTGATTGCATTATTTAGGATGTAGGACATCGCTGCATTGAACTCTGTTTGCCTGCTTGCAAAGTTTTTGTAACCAACTTTAATAAATGCTTTATTAGCTTGTAGAAAGGCTAATGTTACAGCAAATTTGGTTCTTTGGTTTACTTGCCCTTCCGTTCTTGGGTTGGCAACGCTTGTAGGCTTGATTCTGATGTAATCAATACCTTTCCAACTTCCGCCGACTACGTTTCCTACTTTACCAGATAGTCCGCCTAAGATTCCTTGTGAAATTTTTCCCATCTTACTTTTGTTTAAAAATTAATATTCTCTTGGACTTGGTACGGACTTATCATTGCTTAAACAAACTCAAGAGCAATATTAAGGGTATTTGTCAATCGTTTTAACCAGCTGGTTTCTTTTGCTTTCGTTTGTTCTCTATTAGCACTTCAAAGCATTTAGATATATTTTTAAAAAGAAAAACAGAAAAAAGAAAACCTATGGGCAGATGGCTGGGGGAATGGCGACAAGGTTTTTGGGAAAATTATTGCTACACGCGAATCACACCAAAACCATCACAAGCATAACCTGCAAAAATTTTTCTAAAACCCTTTAGGGCTTGACCTTTTCGGCATTATGCGTCGGGAGGGCTAGCCATCTAAATTTGTGATCTTTTTTTATTTTTTCTGAATGATTGTGAAATAAATACAAGCCAATATGAATTACAAAATGCCAATAAAGCAAATTATTTTGTCTTTGCTATCGATTAAAGAGCAGTTGTATAAAAGGTTCAAAAATGATAGCAGATATAATAAACTACTCGAATACTTTATGTCAAAAGACTTTTATTATGATGATGAACTACCTGTACCATCTATAAAGCTTATTAGTGAGGTTACTGGAATAAATACTTACCAAGTAAGAAAATTGATTGTTGAACTAAATGATCTTATCTATGGAGATGAAAATGATGCTTTTTTAGAATTTTCAGAAATAGAAATTGAGTTTTCGGCTAGGAATTATGCTGGTTCTATGTTTTTAAGAATCAAGTCTCTAAGAGAGGTGCCGCAAGTAGGAGATGATATTACCCTACCTCTATTGAGAGGTAAATTAAATACTGATATGTTTTTTGTTGAGTCCAAGCATCATTATTTTGAAGGAAGTAAGCAAATTATACATTGCTACCTGCAACCAGGTATCTATAATGAATACTGGCACATGAGAAAATCTGAGGCTGTCTTTAAAGAGGAAATTCCATTTAATAAGCGACTAGAAATGGATGATTATGGAATGAAGAAGGAATTAGGTTATTACTAAAACTGGTAAAGCCCAGTGATTGTGGCCCATTAATAGTTTAAGGATCGAAAAGTTATCTTTTTATTTAATCACCATTGTTCTTCCGAATAGAAATATGAACATTTCTATCTGGTCTGGTGTTGCGTTTAAGTCAATTGATAGTTGATCTATTATTTTTATGTAATCGGGATATCTTCTAACTGCATTAGTTGGTTTTACACCCATTAATGGCTCCAAGTCTTTAAATCTATTTAACTGAATCGTATTCATTATTTGCTGGTCAAGAATGATAGCCTTGTGACCGTTGACAGTAGTATTCATGAAGTGGGTAAACTTCGTTATACTTGATATAGCTAACCCAGAAATTTGATTCATGTCTGATTCTATTTTTTGCATCTCCAAATCAGCATTGCGATAGCTTTTTAGTTTATCTACTAAAATGGAAAAGTTAGGTTCTGATAGAAGTTTTAGTACGTTGTTGCCACGACCTCCGGTTGCAAAACCCCAAATCAATACTTTTACAATAAAGAGTTCAATGTTTTTATTGGTGTCATAGAGCTCCTTTCGAGTAATTGCTATGACTTCATTATTGTTGAAAACCTCTTTTACTAGAGGATTAATCGGAAAAAACCTTATCCAGTTCTTTCTTGATATGTTAGATGCTTGATATTCATATGGAAATGAACAGATGAATTCTTGAAATGATTTTATTCTCATGACCTAAATTTAGTCATAATGCCGTTAGGCAGGTAATCTAAAAGGCGCGAGCCGCCTGCGAGTTAGCGGAGGGTAATGTGAGTGATAGCATGCAGCCTTAGCGGAATGCTCTCACGTTCATTTCTTGACACGAGGGATGGCGCTGTTTTTTGTTCCGAGAGGGGAGGGCAAGTGCTGTGATAGAGAGAGGTAATTGAAAAAGGAGAGAGGTATGGATTTCAATTACCGAAAGATTGAGCGGCTCTTGCGAGCGGCTGAAATAAGTAAGACACTGTGTGCAAAGATTTTTATTTTTAAAGGTTCAAAACTGTGATATTTTGAGTTCTAGTTATCAGCAGTATTCTACTGGCAGTGGGTTTCTTATTGCAGCATGGCCGGCACAAAAACTGTGACATCCTGAAGCCCGTAGCGGACGCAGGCTCGCAAAACATTCAGCAATGGTTGTACCCATAAAAAAGCATAGCGCAGCGTTCCTTATTGGGTATGGGTGCAAGAGAATTGCGGATATCGAAGGAATGAAATGTGTGGAATAAATCAAGTAAGAACCGTCTTGCCGTCGCTGTGCGTAAGGCAGCGGTTCTTATGGTATATGCAAGAGCGGGTGAATTTGAAGCTGATGTTTACTAATGTACTAGAAAGTTCCAGGATCCTGAGTTTATAGATAAAGCTCTTGCAGATATGATTTATGGAACAAAATGTAATGACTGAGATATACCATATTACCTGCCTTCCTGAATCATTCCTGCTATTACAGAAGTTACTTAGTTGCAAAATTAAAGAGCGCAAAGGCAAAAGGTACTGGCTGTAATGCTGTAGCAGCTTATGACCATAAGGTGTGGTAGCGTTATAGCTAGTGCCGCGCGGAACGGCAGGCTCTTGTGAGTGAATGAGTGTTGCTTGCGGAACGAATCAACGAGTAAGTGCCTTGAGTGTGGGGTTATAAAGAATTAGATGTAATTTCACTTATCAAATAGCTTGTTTAATCAAACTCATTATGTATTCTAAATCGTCTGTATTTTTGATTACTAATTCATAATCTCCATTACCCCAATGACCAACATTAGAAACATCACGCATCAAGTTTTTTGGGTCATCGAGTTCACCACTTTTTAAGTTTATCCATAGTTTTATACCGCTTTTTTGAATTAATATATCGCAAATAATACGATTACCTTTAAATGCAATTCTTTTCTTTCGTGGTATAATTTCTATGTCTTCGTTAAAGTTAAGAATAGAATCTTTTAATGTTTCATACAACTCTACAGCATTATCGGACTTATTTAATGTATGGTCTTCTTCTGAGTAAACTTTAATTTCTTTAGTAATATTAGCTAACTGCGCATTACTCGATGTAATAGGTTTAATACTTACTGCAGATTTACTTTTCTTTATTTGATTTACGCTGATTAAATTATTTTCATATCGCTTTACTTCCCACAACTCAATAGCAATATCTTTAAAGTTTGTTGCTGTCTTTTGATTTTCGGTAAAACCTGTTGAAACAAAAACAACCCTTGTTTGACTCCAATCAACATCAGTACGTTTTAAATTTTGCTTTAAAGTCTCATTATACTCTAGAATAAAGTCTGCTTTATTTTCGAGCATTAAACTCAAATAGGTAAAGCCTTGATCAACTACACTAATATTCTTAGCCCTTTTGTATTCAATTATTACAAAAGCACTTGAATGACTATCAAAAGCTAGAGTATCGATACGTCTATTCTTGATTGTAAGCTCAGACTTAATAAGTGACAAGCCCATTATTTTTTCGAGGTCATTCTCAAATACTGTTTGAATTTCACGTTCAAGTGTAAATGGTTTTATATTAATTTTGGATAATCTATCACCTTTATAATCATATATTATCATAATATATCCTTTATTTAATCAATGATTGCTTGAATTTCACCGTCAAATTCATTCTTTTTTAATTGCTCATTATAGAAAGGCATGCCGATGAGCTTGAATTCTTTATTCTCGAATACGGTATCCAACTTATGTTCTTGCTCGATTTGTTTAAGGAAATCTTCTTTCCATTTATCACCGGCTATATGTTGTTGACCTTTTGGCTCTACAAATAATTGATAGATAATTGGTTTACTCTTTTTGCTTTCCTTAAGAAATAGTACAAAATCCGGTTCAAATGGTCTCCCGTCATCAAAAGAGTATAACTTGAAATGCTTCTCATTTCTCAGTAAATAGATATCGCTGTATCTAGCTTTAAGGCTGTCATAGGTTTGTTCTATATACTTAACTAAATACTTTTCTTGGTCAGTACCATAATTTTCATTGAAAGCATACCAATCAACTGTAGATAGATCTAATTGTAAAGCACTATTTGTTGTTCTCGATTGAGGGATACCATACTCTGCATTTCCTTCACCTACTGTAATATTTAGGGTCTTATCTTTAAAAGTATATTCTATTCCTTGTGGTGTGAACGATTTAGTACCCTTATACTCAACTGAACCCGCTTGTATTTCTTTTGCTATCTCATCTAACGCTTTTACACTTGCTTCCAACTTCATTTCAGCTGTTGGATTATTCACTTGTTCTTCTGTACCTGTAAAAAGAATTTTTACAGGATTGAGGTATTTATCACTTGTGATGAATTCACTTGCGGAAGTTAAATGAGGGAAGTAATGTTGTAAATTATTGAAGCGGTAAAACCTTAACTTGTTAAGGGCTTTACGTTTTATAGACATTGAAAAATCTTTAAAATGGTGAACCTTTGGCTTACCGTTGGGAATTACAGCGGTCGTATTTTCAAAAGCTGTTGAAACGGTAGTGAAGCCTGTTGTTAATTTTACCTTTCGTTCCTTTTCTCTAGTATCCTTGTTTAATTCCTCAATATCTTTCCTGTCATTTGCTACTTGCTTATTGACATAGAGTATTCCTTTTTTATAGAAGTCTGAATTTTTGAAATCCTCTTTAACAAACAAAGGAAGTTCTCTTGTTCTGCTGTCCTTAATACCTATCTGCTCTAATGCTTTGTTAAGTTCAGATATATACTTTGGATTATATGCAGAATGATAATAAAGCTCTTCACAAACTCTTACTGGATTGGTTAAATCATCATCATATTTTCTTTGATACAATTCTTGTTCGTCTGAAAGTTTGAATGGGCAATATCTTGCACCTCTACCGATAAGCTGAGCTTCAGACATTGTTGTTTTACCAACTTTACCGCTCTTATGGTCAGCATCTCGAGTATTGTATAATCGCACAATATCAAAAAGATTAAGAACGTCCCATCCTTCATTCAATTTATCAACTGCAAATACTGCTCTATATTCATTATTTATATCTTCAAGACTGTTAACTATTAATTGCTTTTCTTCACTATCAGACTTGCTATCAACTACGATACATTTATTCCCGCTAAAGTCTTCTTTCAACTCTGCGATAAGATTTGGTATTGTAATGTCATTTGCATTGAAGTAAGTAAATGCTTCTTCAATAACATTACCTTTATTTGAGTTTTGGATGGCTTGAATATCGCTTGGCTTCAATTTCTCTACCGAGCTTACAAACTCTGCAAAGAATGATTGACTTTCTGCAATGGTTTTAGACTTGAATAGAATTACTGGCGTTGTAGACAAAGAATTATTTTCAAAAATTTTATACCTGTACTGACTAAGTATGATGGCTTGTAGTGCTCTTTGGAACTGGTCTAATTCGGCTTGTAATACTTTAACCTCTTTTGAGTACTTGTCTTTTCTAAACTGTTTCAATGGATAATCAAATATCAGTTTGTCCTGGTATTTTTCATTGATTAGTGGGTTCTGTAAATCAGCTGTTGCGGTAAACTCTAATAGGTAATTATCAATGTTAGCATTAAAGATTTTAGTTACTGTACTTTCCCAACTTATCATATCTTCTTTTTCAGATTTATTGAGCTTTCCTTTTTTAGTCTCTGCATTGATATGGTGGGCTTCATCTGATATTAAAACTATCTTCTTATCTTCAAAATCTTCATAAGTAATACTGTTCTCTCTTGGCGTATTTAATCTTGTATGTAAGCCTTGAATAGTGCTGAATACTATATTAATATCATCATCATTTACCGCTTGAAAATTGTCTGCTTCTTTGATTTGAATTTGTTGGTCTGCAATAGAGATACTCTGATTGAATAGATACTTTGAGGATAAGCTATTGAGGAAATTGTCTTTGGTTTTTTCAATAATGGTAGAACTATTGACAAAGAAAATATAATTGCGATAGCCTAATTGGTAGAGGTGCAGAATGCATCCTGCCATAATTAGGGTTTTACCGCTACCTGTTGCCATATGAAATAATAATTGTGTAGGCTTTATTCTTTGCTGATAATCAGAACTAACGTACTTAAACCTTGCAAATGCTTCTGACTGGTATGGACGTAAGGCAAAAGCTGGGTTAAGATTGGTATGTATATAAGAAGGCACTTCAATAGGAATAAAATTCATATTGATACCTGCTGTTAGTTGTCGTTCAAGTGTTTGCATCAGTTTTTTAGCGTTTGAATAAGTGCATCAAAATCTTTGTTCATTGCTCCCCATTTGAACTCGTGATTCGGTGTCATATATTTATATCCTGCAAAAGAATTATGGGTAACAACGGTATATTTTGCTATTTGACTTCCTTTAATCCACCCGTAAAATCCTATAACTTCATTATTAAAATCAATCCATCCAACAACCACAAAGTCTTTTGAAGAAGGGTTTTGCTCTTCAGGATAGCCATAAGTCCAATTGTCATTAGGTGGCCGTTGAGTAGTTTTCTTAGCAACTTTTACGTCTATTTTTTTTTCGTTTATTAAAAAGTCATATTCATCAGAATTAGTCTTTGTAAAATCAGAAGTATCCAATGAATATGATACATTATTTTGTTTTAAAAATTCTTCAAAAGCCAATTCACCTAAACAACCTAAAAGAGCTTTATCTATTCGTTGATTTAAGGATAAACCAAATCTTGAATACAGCCCATTGTCAACCATTTTTTTAGCCTGTTGATATGCTCGTTCTTTGAGTTCCTTAAAATTTGTATCTATTATCATATTATTAGATTGTAGAAAAAAATGTATTGTTAAGCAATTTGTCTGTTTCAGATATATCGAAGGTGCTATCTTCCTGGTCAGCATAGTTCACATACATATAATTCTTATCTATTAAACTTATTGCGGTTGATTTTAGCTCATCTATACTGTATGAACTTATTTCTTCAATACTATTCGATAAAAGATTGCTTTCAATATTGTGTTTTATATAGTAGTTATCTGAGATACAATTGATAATTTTCAGAATAGCATTACTGTCTGAGGCATTAATAATTTTATCAATGACTTTTTGAGTATACTCTGCTAATTCAGCATATATGAAAGAGCCACCTCCTTTCCATTCGAGCTTCTCAGATATTCCAGTCTGTTCTCCATCAATAACTTTTTTAAGTCTTTCAACACTTACAGTTTCGATATAGTCCATTTGTTCAATACCAATATAATTGAAACCCATTTTATGGGCTACGGCACAAGTAGTTCCACTACCTAAATGGAAGTCAAGGATATAATCATCTTTAGTTAGTTTGTTAGAAACCATATTGATTAGATATTCTATCAAGCTTTCCGATTTAGGATATGTAAAAACACTTTTTCCAAAAAGTTTAGTCAACTGTTTACCTGCATTTTCAGTTGTATGCACTCCCATTGAACTATCTATGTAGTTAATTGGTACTTCTGGCTCGTATTCTATTTTCATATAGGAAGGTGATAAAGATTTTGTGCGGATTGAAATTTTTGTACCTCTATCAATTTCTTCATCAAGTTTAGTTTGTCCCCATTTGAAGTTGCTTTTTAATATTATTGGTTTTATGAAAAAACCATCTTTAACTTCAGTATCTTCTAATAGTTCAACTGAATACTTATCAGTGCCGTATTTACCTTTCGTATATTTACCATTCGCTAAACCTGTATCTACAATGCTTGGTGGAAATGTTAATATTCCAACCTTGTTTACCTTATTTAATAAGCCATTACTACTTTTAGATTCACTGGTAAAGCCCTTATATTTTACATTATCCTTATTTTTTTCATAACACAAAATATACTCTAATACTTTTTTGCTTTTTTTAGGTAGGTTTGAAGGTGTGTCTGATTTTTTCCAAGAGAACATTTCAATAAAATTTTCTTTTCCAAACACTTCATCCATTAATACTTTCAGATAAGCAAATTCATTGTCATCACAACTTATAAATATTACACCATTTGAACAGAGTAATTCTCTTGCAACTTCAACTCTATTTTTCATAAAAGTTAACCAAGCTGAATGATTGAAGCTGTCATTGTAATTAAAGCCATCATTACCTGTGTTGTACGGTGGGTCTATGTAAATCAGTTTTATCCTGGACTTGAATGTTTTTTTGATTGTATGTAAAGCAAGTAGATTGTTCCCTTTTATTATGTAATTTTCGTTATTACCTGCTTTGAATTTGGTCTCTATTCCTTTGGCTGTATATTTTTTCCAATTACACAATGCTTTTGGCTCAAAAAGTCTATCTATTTCATCTGGTGCAAGAGTTTCATTCCAAAATATTTCTTGTCGCTTTTGATCCTCTTTAGTTTGACCACCTTCAAGGACGCAGTCCTTGTAAGGGAAATCTAAAACTACTTCATTGGCTTCTGTTAGGTATTCTCCATTAGCGGTTAGCCCGATCCTGTTTTTGAATGCGGTGAAGCTATCCGGAAGAAACTGCTTGTTAGATACAAACTTTTGAAACTTAGTTTTATCAAATACTGTAATATCATCTATTTCAGTAAAGAAATGTTTTCTTGCCTTATCATCTTTGAGTAAAAGCTTTAGTAACTTTGGGTCAAGTTTTAAACCAGCTTCTACTACAGAGTTTTTAAATAAAACGCCATCCTTACAAAAGGTTTCATTTTCTGACAGTACAGATTTTATATGTTCGAATAAATTCATTTATCTAAAAGTTTTTCTTTAAGGTTTTCAATTCTTTTTGTACAATTTTTAAAGCTTTCAATGCTTGTCCTTCATTCTCTACCAATTGAAATACTTGATCTGCCAGCCATCGTGAGAACAGTTCATCATAATCAATTTTGAAAAGTTTTGCTAAAGGTTCTATATGTTCCCTTTTTGCTATTTTTTCTCCTCTTTCTATTTTACTAAGCATTGCGGTATCAATGTCTAGCTCGGCAGATAAATGTCTTAGTAACATTTCCTTTTCTTCTCTTTTAGACCTTATTAAGTCACCGAATTTGTTCATTTTACGCTTGTCTATAAATGATTTGTTAAAAATAGACAAATTCATAAGAAGAAATAACAACTAATTTTTTAATTAGCTCTTTTAAACGGTCTGTAATGAAGATCCAGTAACTGCTCAATATCACTGACTTTGTAATAAATCTTATTTTCTATTTGAGAGTACGCAATGATGCCTTTGTTACGCCAATTTTGAGCGGTGCTTGAGCTTATGTTCATTAATTTTAAGAAGTCTGCATTATCAATTAAAAGTGCTTGTAATGCCGTCTTTTTAATAGTGGATAACTCTGAGGTTAATTTCTCTAATCGATTCTCTATGGATTTTAATCTTTCTTTGTTTGGGTGCTGTAGTTCCATGGCTTTTATTTTTACCCCTGTTTTAGGGTATATTACAAGTTGAAAAACATCATATTATAGATGCTGTTGGATTGTTGATTTCAATTTTTCTTCTACTTGGTTTTCAAAAGGGTTCTGTTGTAATGAGCTTATTAGAGCTGTGTATCGTTTGCGGTCTGTTTTATAGCTATGCTTGTGGTACTTTTTTAAACCGTTTACGGCCTTTTTATCGTTCATTACCGCTAT includes these proteins:
- a CDS encoding helix-turn-helix domain-containing protein, which encodes MELQHPNKERLKSIENRLEKLTSELSTIKKTALQALLIDNADFLKLMNISSSTAQNWRNKGIIAYSQIENKIYYKVSDIEQLLDLHYRPFKRAN